Genomic DNA from Elusimicrobiota bacterium:
ATAGGCTCGACCTGAAGTAAACTTTTCTGTCGTCACTCCGTTGCTTATGCCACCCACCAGGTGCAGCCAATTAAAGTCTCCGATGAGTTCAACGCCTCCTTCCACCGTGTTCGGATCGACCACATAATTTCCGATCAGCGGATTGCGATAGATGTCGGCATTGTCTGAGCGGTAGAGATGCTGTTGCCCGAAATCCAATTCGAAGTGACCGCCTTTGACCTTGAAATATTTAAAAAACCAATCGTTGATGTTCAATACATTCATGTGGTCGGGCAATTTGGAAATCATCAAATAGCCTTCGCGGGCGTACAGAGTGCCCAAATGTCTCCGGCTGGAGAGATAGAAGTCCGCATAGACGTCGATTCCAGGCATGACTGTTGTGAACAATTCCAAATTGGCCAACGCCGCATGGAATCCAGACTCGATTTGTGGCAATGTACCGTTGTTGTTTTTTTGTTGTAAGTCTTGCCACGCGCCCACCGTGAGAACGCGAATTTTTACCGGTGGAAGCGATGTGTCGTAATCCTCCAATGCCGCTTTAACCGGGCCGCTTAAAAGCAGTCCAGCCAACAGCATGAAAGACCATCTTAATTTACCCATAGAACCCCCTTTTTTTATTTTTAATTTTTAGTGAGACGTAAATCGAAGTTAACAACCACGCGGTTGTGCGTTCGGATGGCCCCCATGATGGTGGGGGGCTTGACTCCATACTCGGTCATCAGAAGATCGCGGTTTCCTTTAATGATGACGGTCTCTCCTTCAATCACTGTCGCCTCAATGTCCACTGGTTTTGTTTGCCCTGCGATGGTGAGATCTCCTTTCGAAGACAGGTTAAATTGGCCAGTCACGGAAGATGGGGAAACCGTGTAGCTGTTCAAAAGATAAGAAATATGAGGATGGTCAACCGCTTTTAAAGCTTTGTACATGTTTTTGTCCATTTGAGCTTTTCCCGATTTGAGTCCTGTCACAGCTACTTTCACCTGAAGACTTTTTAATCCCCCGGTTTTAATGGCTTCATATATATTTTCAGAAGCGGGTTGAACATCAACGTTAAATTCAAGTTCGGTGGCGGTGGCGGAATAGGCGTGGAGCGTGGAATCTCCAATCAGCCACAATTTACTTTCAGGAGCCAGAACAACTTGGGTGGCAGGTTTTTGCGTCGATGGTTCGGGGGTGGCCACTGGTGCTGAGAAACAAAGTCCGCTATTTAAGAGGAGGGCGAGAGTCCAGGTACCCAATTTTCTCTTCATATTTTCTCCTTAGGCCGCCTCTCGTAACGCATTCAGGGCAGCGACTTCAATGGTTGGTGTAATTGATTCGATGATAGAGGGCTCAATTTCATACGAAAACAACATGGGAATAATAGAAATTTGAATATCTTTGGCTAATTTGGCTTTCTGTTCATCAGAAAAAAAAGACAAGTCAGTTATCGGTTCGAGAATCTTTCGAACTTTAAACGTGAGCGCGGGAACCAGCATTAAGGGTGGTTGGGGAAATTGTTGAATGATATCGCTGTAAATGGCTCCCGCTACTTTCCCCACCATCCGGTCAAATTCAACCATGTTGAACGCCCTCCTCTGTTTCAGCTGCAACTTGTCGAAGAACATCGAAACTGCTGACAATGCCGGCCAGGGGTTCGTTGTTTTTTCCCTGGACGAAAATATGATGAATTCCATATTTCACCATACGGCGGGAAATTTCCTTTAAAGAGGTCTCGGGTTTAACGCTGAAGATGACCGGGGTCATCCAATTCTGGACGGTGTCATCTTCATCGATGACATGAAATCCGGCGGGTTTGTCTTCTCGGTTAATATTTGAGAGATCCTTTTTATTGACGGTTTTGCTTCCATCGTTCCCTTCTTCGTATCGGACGATGTCGGTTTTTGTGATGACCCCCACGGGTTTTCCTTTGGTGTCCAAGACGGCGGCGGCTCCAATATGATTTTCTGTGAATAGGCGGGCCACGTCATGGATGGAGTCGGAGAAACGGACGACCTCGACAGGTTTGGTCATGATTTCATGCGCCTGTAGGTCTTCAATCGCGGTTTTGGTTTTCATATCTCCTCCTCAAAATCTTGTTGTATGTGTCTCAGTGTGCCTCATTCAGCGAAAAGTGTTTATGATTCGCATCATATTGGTGGGTCAATATTTAGGGGAGTGTCTATTGCAAGAGGGCTTGAAGTTTTTCTTTGTTTTTTAAAAATATTTGTCCTCGGGATGAGTCAATCCAATGTTTCTTTTGAAATTGACTCAAAGTGCGGATGGTGGTTTCAACGGTCGTGGCGGCCAATTCTCCGATTTGTCTTTTTGTGTAAGGGAGGGTGTTTCCATGAGTTTTGGAAAGCTGAAACAAGGTTCTCACGATTCTTTTTTCAACAGGTTCTTGTGTGGTACAGGTCAATTCCTGCATCATGTTGAGTCGGTTGCTGCAGAGCGTGCAAACGCCTGAGACCACAGAGGGATTTCTACGGAAAATATCCAGGAAAACACTGTCTGGAATGCGGTATGAGGCGGAATCCACGGCGGAGATGGCGGTGCAAGGATAGGTTTTTCCGCTGCCTCCCATGCGGCAGAGGGTGCCAAACAACTCCCCCGGGTTTATGATTTCAATGGCGCGGGGTTTTCCGTCCGAGGTGTATTTGAAAATTTCGAGTCGGCCTTGAGTGA
This window encodes:
- the glxR gene encoding CRP-like cAMP-activated global transcriptional regulator, yielding MGSVRFFLSNIDPFRGLSAGDLDHLASMAQEFKHLKGETIFNEGDEAGSVWVLTQGRLEIFKYTSDGKPRAIEIINPGELFGTLCRMGGSGKTYPCTAISAVDSASYRIPDSVFLDIFRRNPSVVSGVCTLCSNRLNMMQELTCTTQEPVEKRIVRTLFQLSKTHGNTLPYTKRQIGELAATTVETTIRTLSQFQKKHWIDSSRGQIFLKNKEKLQALLQ